Below is a window of Planifilum fulgidum DNA.
TCAGATTTGGTAAATTAGGCGGATCACAAAGCCTTTTCCTCTCTTCGAGAGGAGCAAGGCCATTTTTTTGATGTTTTGAGCCACGGCAATAAGGAGGCATTGCTCTCTGACTTTGGCAAGCCCCCTGTAGCGTGCATAACGAAGCCCATGAAGTTCTTTGGCGTCAGCGAAGCTGCGCTCAATGGTCTGACTCCGTCGTTTATACAGTTGTTTGCCCCTTTCACTTAAACGGT
It encodes the following:
- a CDS encoding transposase — encoded protein: RLSERGKQLYKRRSQTIERSFADAKELHGLRYARYRGLAKVREQCLLIAVAQNIKKMALLLSKRGKGFVIRLIYQI